Proteins from a single region of Bacillus kexueae:
- a CDS encoding sulfite exporter TauE/SafE family protein, whose protein sequence is MYQIFSTISNLLSQPLLNVLHSVESIPLIAAFLLGLVGALAPCQFTGNLGAITFYGHKSLKEKVVWTEVMFFILGKVVVFSAIGFSVWILGQEFRTTLTLVFPWVRKLIGPIMILIGLYLAGYIKMHWTVSLGKVPDKLLKKGRLGAFLMGFSFSLGFCPTMFVLFFASLMPLVLSTKYGAVLPSIFAIGTSVPLIFSLFFIWFFDFESSLLKKGRKLGKRVQKLAGWFIILIGVTDTFTYWA, encoded by the coding sequence ATGTATCAAATCTTTTCAACTATCAGTAATCTACTTAGCCAACCATTATTAAACGTGTTACATAGTGTAGAAAGTATTCCTTTAATTGCCGCATTTTTATTAGGATTGGTAGGAGCTTTAGCCCCTTGTCAGTTTACAGGTAATCTAGGTGCAATCACTTTTTATGGTCATAAATCATTAAAAGAAAAAGTGGTCTGGACAGAAGTTATGTTTTTCATCTTAGGTAAGGTAGTAGTGTTTTCAGCGATCGGTTTTTCCGTTTGGATTTTAGGACAAGAGTTTCGAACGACATTAACTCTTGTATTTCCATGGGTTAGAAAATTGATTGGCCCAATCATGATTCTCATTGGTCTATATTTAGCAGGTTATATAAAAATGCATTGGACTGTGTCATTAGGAAAAGTTCCGGACAAGCTATTAAAAAAAGGGAGACTAGGTGCTTTTCTTATGGGATTTAGCTTTTCGTTAGGGTTTTGTCCTACAATGTTTGTGCTCTTTTTCGCATCATTAATGCCACTTGTTTTATCAACTAAATACGGAGCTGTACTTCCATCGATTTTTGCAATTGGAACCTCTGTACCGCTTATTTTTTCATTATTTTTCATTTGGTTTTTTGACTTCGAAAGTTCGTTACTCAAAAAAGGAAGGAAATTAGGAAAAAGAGTTCAAAAACTAGCAGGTTGGTTCATTATATTAATAGGAGTAACAGACACTTTCACTTATTGGGCGTAA
- a CDS encoding response regulator transcription factor, whose translation MRTILLVDDEKRMLDLLELYLSPRGYRCIKCESGLSALDTVESNNIDLVLLDIMMPDMDGFEICRRLREISEIPIIMLTARDQIMDKVKGLNLGADDYITKPFDEAELLARVNAVLRRLSNKDDKIEFNGLLWDEVAFKVLYRNNSIHLTPKEFAVLGLFLKNPSRVFSREQMILSLWGYHSDTDERTIDSHVKNLREKLRKAGFPVDQFLHTVWGIGYKWVE comes from the coding sequence ATGAGAACGATTTTATTGGTGGATGATGAAAAAAGAATGTTAGATTTATTAGAACTGTACCTTTCCCCAAGGGGCTATCGGTGCATTAAATGTGAATCGGGTCTATCAGCTCTTGATACCGTCGAATCAAATAACATCGATTTAGTTTTACTTGACATTATGATGCCAGATATGGATGGCTTTGAAATATGCAGACGATTGCGTGAAATATCTGAAATTCCCATCATTATGTTGACTGCACGGGATCAAATCATGGATAAAGTTAAAGGGTTAAATTTGGGTGCAGATGATTATATTACGAAGCCGTTTGATGAAGCGGAGTTACTTGCTCGGGTGAATGCCGTTCTACGAAGACTTTCGAATAAAGATGATAAAATTGAATTTAATGGACTTTTATGGGATGAAGTCGCATTTAAAGTACTCTATCGAAATAATTCCATCCATCTTACTCCGAAGGAATTTGCCGTATTAGGTCTTTTCTTGAAAAATCCTAGTCGCGTTTTCAGTAGAGAACAGATGATTCTTTCATTATGGGGATATCATTCCGATACAGACGAGCGTACAATTGACTCTCATGTAAAAAACTTAAGGGAAAAGCTCAGAAAGGCTGGGTTTCCAGTTGATCAATTTCTCCATACCGTATGGGGAATTGGGTATAAATGGGTGGAATAA
- a CDS encoding YmaF family protein, whose product MNSLYRIPPAHAHYFKLWTSVTNGHAHSIQTFTFPVNGNSTDGHAHTFAGITSLAEGHHHHFEGVTGPAIPLEDGSHYHEIDWKTYDKPFTHKGNAHIPLQNDRHFHIIKVRTTTGLGYEPRFYYLNRR is encoded by the coding sequence TTGAATAGCCTTTATCGAATCCCTCCTGCCCATGCCCATTACTTTAAACTTTGGACTTCCGTAACGAATGGCCACGCACATTCAATCCAAACGTTCACCTTTCCCGTCAATGGAAACAGCACAGACGGGCACGCTCATACGTTTGCTGGGATTACCTCGCTGGCAGAAGGGCATCATCACCATTTTGAAGGAGTCACAGGTCCTGCGATTCCGTTAGAAGACGGATCCCACTATCATGAAATTGATTGGAAAACGTATGATAAACCATTTACCCATAAAGGCAATGCACATATCCCACTTCAGAATGACCGACACTTCCATATCATTAAGGTCCGAACAACAACTGGACTTGGCTATGAGCCACGTTTTTATTATTTAAATAGACGGTAA
- a CDS encoding sensor histidine kinase, whose product MRKISLKLGILFLIFVLGIEIVLFISLYLTLVDTRIEEEFAQLLARGNSHRDVLEKHYSPSTFEHVVMMESESETDVVITNEKGELLYYSSAIYPIGKQLVASIKLENAPYEGTIVQGNWESGSHISTVSPIQRNGEKVGYVIMFQNTDSIRNMISKLKHHFILVGILTVLLTIGTIMILTRAITFPLIRMKQATEKLSKGDFSVRLHMKGGDELAELGNAIQTLARDLEYLKKERNEFLASISHELRTPLTYVKGYAEVAKRPEIDETNRRKYLTIIYEEAENMEKLVKDLFELAKIDQHTFHIEKEETSLYPFLEKICDKMTPAFLEKNVQLMLKCDQHIDVHIDRKRFGQVMMNLLDNALKHSKPQSNVWVEGKKINQKIVLTVTDQGTGIPVEDLPHIFDRLYRVDKSRSRSTGGTGLGLSIVKEIVEAHGGSISVESELHKGTKIIITLLERE is encoded by the coding sequence TTGAGAAAAATTTCTTTGAAGCTAGGAATTCTCTTTTTAATTTTCGTTTTAGGAATTGAGATTGTCTTGTTCATCTCTTTGTATCTTACATTAGTTGATACGAGAATCGAAGAAGAGTTTGCTCAACTATTAGCAAGGGGGAATAGTCATCGTGACGTATTAGAGAAGCATTATTCTCCTTCCACTTTTGAGCATGTTGTGATGATGGAGTCGGAGTCGGAAACAGATGTTGTCATTACGAATGAAAAAGGAGAGTTACTTTATTATTCGAGTGCCATCTACCCTATTGGGAAGCAATTAGTTGCCAGTATTAAATTAGAAAACGCTCCCTATGAGGGGACGATTGTTCAAGGGAATTGGGAAAGTGGATCACATATTTCTACCGTTAGCCCTATTCAACGTAATGGGGAAAAAGTAGGGTATGTCATCATGTTCCAAAATACAGATTCAATCCGAAATATGATTAGTAAGCTTAAGCACCATTTTATCCTTGTAGGCATCCTCACTGTACTCCTTACAATTGGGACAATCATGATTTTAACGAGAGCGATTACGTTTCCCCTAATACGTATGAAACAAGCGACAGAAAAATTAAGCAAAGGAGATTTCTCTGTGCGTTTGCATATGAAAGGAGGGGATGAATTGGCAGAGCTCGGAAATGCCATTCAAACGTTAGCAAGAGACTTGGAATATTTGAAGAAAGAGAGAAATGAATTTCTGGCAAGTATTTCTCATGAACTAAGAACTCCTCTTACGTATGTCAAAGGTTATGCTGAAGTAGCGAAAAGACCAGAAATAGATGAAACGAATAGAAGGAAGTATTTGACCATTATATATGAGGAAGCAGAGAATATGGAAAAACTCGTGAAGGATCTGTTTGAATTAGCAAAAATAGATCAACATACTTTTCATATAGAAAAAGAAGAGACTTCCCTATATCCATTTCTAGAGAAAATTTGTGATAAAATGACACCTGCTTTTCTAGAAAAAAACGTGCAGTTAATGTTAAAGTGTGATCAACATATAGATGTACACATAGATCGAAAACGATTTGGTCAAGTAATGATGAATTTATTAGATAATGCACTAAAACATTCTAAACCTCAATCAAACGTTTGGGTAGAAGGGAAAAAAATAAATCAAAAGATTGTTCTGACAGTTACCGATCAAGGTACTGGCATACCAGTTGAAGATTTACCTCATATATTTGATCGTTTATATCGTGTAGATAAATCTAGATCACGAAGTACAGGGGGAACAGGTCTTGGATTATCAATTGTGAAAGAAATAGTAGAAGCGCATGGCGGGTCCATCAGCGTCGAAAGTGAGCTTCATAAGGGTACGAAAATCATCATTACATTATTGGAAAGGGAATAG